The following nucleotide sequence is from Mytilus edulis chromosome 13, xbMytEdul2.2, whole genome shotgun sequence.
AAGCAAGCAGCTTTAAATTGATGTCATCAGAATATCACATCATACAATATGCACCAGTAGatatgaatatttttaatatcatcAATACTTTCGGaatgattaaatcatcttataacaACTAAAAACTTATCTGgtttatacaatttcaaatatgattCCCCCATACTATACACGCAGAGATTTTTGTTGTAATTTAGAATTTTTCAAGCTGAATTGTAATACAAACCAAAGATACGTAAAAGCCTTGATATGCTGTTATGGAGTAAGGGATATGATAGTTTGATAAACGAAACACTTTCAACTTAACATTGCTCTTCTTAGTCATGGATAAGATAAAGTTACTTTCAAGAATCGGTTGTTAAACATTCGTAGAATGGAAGAGTGTGATCTATTatcaaacctttattttttctaaaGGCCTTTTTTGcgaaaaagtacattttaaacTTGATAAAACGATTGTAAAATCTTTCGTTCATGAAGTCTTCTTGAATGTCTTTTTAAAATACTtcaaataacataattttatGTAAACCCTTTTTGTAGTCATATTGCTTGAAATATTATTTAAAGAGTATGTAATACTTGTTAAATGAAGGGAACGagagttgttttaaatttttgaacatgttttgatttttaaattccATAATTTGTCACCAGGATCAGCATAGCACGCGTTCAGAGCAGGTAGGTTTATGCAAACTGCGCTATTACAGCGTCATATTCTTATTGTATCTATTTTTCAAAGTCTATCAAATCTGTTGTGTCTCATGGTTCTGTGGTACTTTTAACCAACTTTTAATTatcaccatcatcatcatcatcaatgtTTGCTTTCGATTGATTAACAGCCGTGATTTCTTTATTAGATTAAACGAGTAAAAATATAACCAATCGTAttacagttaataaaaaataattccatcCATATATTCTATACTATTTTGATCCTTTTACTGCGGTAAACTGCTTTCACTTCTACAAAACTAACCAATGCATAAGAAAATCCTATATCTGCTGCATCTTCCCTGGGATTATCGCTGTTGTATACAATGTTGTGCCTCTTTCTCTGAAGTGACAATCTAAACAGAGGTATATGCAACATTTCTGAATTGCTATGCCAGTgtaaaactgtttattttatcttatcttactatagagttttttttttttttttattgaatcctAATTTGAACTTAACATTTACTTATATTTACGTTTTTCAATTACATACGGATTATAAATCAAATCAATGGAACTACTGCGAAATTGCAATTATTTTGCTGAATTCTATCTCTTATTGTATagtatcttttttttcatttttgtatgacATAATTTACATATAGGTGTGGAATACTGCGCACATTATATTTAATCGGTTTATGGTACCGGCAAAGTAATAATCTTATAATGGAGCTTAATCACAGAACGCTCCTTAGGATAAAACATAACGATCGTAATAAAGTTTTCTGTGTTCATAACTGTAACAAACTCTTTAATGTGTATAATTATTGACGGAGCTTTTCCTAATGGGCATATCCGACAAATTATAAAGCAATCTAAAACGATATCGAAGAAGTAAAGAAAACATTAAAGGCTGAATGCGTGTGAAAAAATACACtgaaatatacatgaaataaatacaacAATTAGATAAAAACAAGTTAGACGAATTTTGGCaaagaagaaagaaaacaaatacaattatcggttttgctccttgttgaagcaGCACGGTGAAAGATAGTTATAAATTTCTAAGTCAATTACTTTCGTTTTGAAttgtatgcaactgtcatacaaatgagaggtatagctagctacaaaaccaggttcaatttcCCGTTTTCTACGTAAGAaagtgcctgtaccaagccaggaaaataacagttgttatccattcgtttgatgtgtttgagcttttgattatgccatatgattagggactttccgttttgaattttccttggagttccggtatttttgtgattacttttttctagtggagagttgtctcattgataactATACGTGTATATGTAAAACTAACAAAGAGGATCAAAAATCACGTTTGCAATTATTTGCTGTAAATTAAGAGGTTTGTCATGATGGTGCGAAATaaagtatactgctgttcgaaattcataaatcgattgagagaaaaaacaaatccgggttacaaactaaaactgagagaacgcatcaaatataagaggaaaactacaacacaaaagaaacacaacatcaaaatgtaacacactcaACGTTAACTTTGCATCTTTGAGAACAGTAATATGtaatttttgttataatattttgcaGAATTTTTTCCATTGGCCAAGATCAGGAAAACGAGGGGATGCCGAAATGTGTTGTGATGGTCTTATAGCTTACATGAAcgatgatgatatttttaacacTGTATGTAATGCACCACAATGTTGCGATggatatgaagaaaaaattaaaagaccacataacagtaaaaatatattttttgtctgCGTAAGATCAGAGGTAAATACTCTCCATTTCTTATTCTCTATGTAAATTAATCAAAGTTTAATATATCTGGACTTTCATCTGATATGTCTTTTGTGTGCATAAATTGATATATAGGCCTTAGTATAAATGTGTCTTTTATGACATATACATTTATCCATAGGTGAAACAATGAACTATTGAtaataatacaaaatacaaaatacaattcATAGAAGTTAAACCAGTCGCCgaaagaaatattattttcaaatataatatcaaaattgcTTTGTTAACTGCCTTATGAAAATGAAGTAACCCTATGAAACATTGGTTTTAATTTTGTGGAGGCTTTGTCTGTGTTACTTCGACTTCCTGTGATTCGGGTACAgaaggtacatttttttttaatattttcgaAGTTAGTTTCTATAGAATTAAAATTTTTACTAACTTTTAATAACACCAAAGTTTTTATATCGTTGTTGTACATTCTTCTTCTCATAAAAGGTACACGTTGTTCAGCTcagttatttatgaaaaaaaaaacagcattgaCGAAAGATGTTTTAATATCTATTTTTAGATATGTTTATTCCTTTAAGGCGCCTTACGGATATTGACCTGATTTTGGTGTTTCGAatgatttttcatatcaaggGTTGTCGAATTGATCTCGATTCAATAACTATGCAGGTTTTTTTCGCAATgaataaacacataaaaaaagaTAACGAAATTGTGTCGCATAAGTGGTTCTACATATATTTTGTCAGCCAAGAGACAAATGGCTTTTAATAAACTGTCACAACTCATTTATTGCTTTATTTGTAACTTACTTTGTAATTTTCTATGGACAATCTTCAGAAAATGACGATTTGTCATTCGAATACATCTagtttttaacataaaaattgtATGGAATTTTAAGAATTTCTTTTTCAATTGATACGCATGTTTAATTACCGGcatatctgtttgttttattgaattaaaATGCCTGCTTTACTGTTTCATGTTCAGTCTGTATGATCCGTGTCGCACTTTTAAGTCCCATGATCGTGATGTTAATTGACTTTTCATGGTATTAATATTGACAAATGCAGCAGTTTATGATAACAGCATACATCCAGTTTTCAATTATGAGatttaaatattgtttgaaaaatgtggTTCCTTAATTAAACTGACACTTAAgtttattgctttaaaaaagcaatccGTGCACACTTTTCCAAACCAAATGGGACAAACACGGATCAACGGTACTGTTGAATATTGACAAAATGTGGTCATTAAGCAATACTTTGTATTTGGTTAGTTGTATCATGGGAAGTAACAGACAcagatttcttaaaaaaaaacatatattattatCTATAAATGCCAGGTTTACGCCTTTCGCACTCATACAATGTAATGCACCAGTAATAATATTGCCAAATAATATACTAAAAAATAAGTTCGCTTTATTTTGCAATTGACTTCTATCAACATATCGACGGAAATACCAAATGAACAATCAAAATTCACACAGTCGAATAAACAACTGACAATGCCAGCAAGGCAGAGACTAAATGCGCGGAAAATACAAATAACAATATTCAACGCTTTACATAGAATAACTGAGGCTAGAGTAACACCACACTTACAAAAATACTGGTGTGATCTCATGATCTAGGAGTGACTAATTAGGTACAGACACACGTGTGACACTTGTCGTATTACGTTAAAACATGTACTGGTCTTAGTTCTGAATTTTTGCTTAACATTAGGCGATCAAACTATATTCTGAAATCTTGTGTAAATTATCGTTATCTATATTATGCTTTCTTAtggggtgtttaacgaccttaACTGACTAAAAGGCCCTCGGTGCAGTTATTTTAGACATATTGTACAACGGTATTCATAGAATGCATTCGTTTGATAAACCGATGCTTTACTTTTCATGACGTAACACCgaatatttctaatattttattttcaatattgcaGTATGATGAGTCACAGGGGAAGCTTGAAGCATAGAGACGTGTAAATACAACCTCAGAAATCATCGCACCTCATCGTCTATGCATATGGCTGCAGAACATACAAAAGTCGTGTTAACAAACATGTGATCCCTTTTCTACTAGTTTTCTAATTTACAAGGTCTGGTGTAAGGACTACAGTACCTGCGGTCATTATTATGTATATGTGTGTATACGTTTTGTTTAGATGGTGCATTGTTTTGATATGCATCATTTACACACAAACTATGTATTGAACTATCTCCATCATTCTATCTTTGGTATGAAATTCATTTTGCGAATACATTTAACTTACTCATCATAGTTTAGTCATTAATTAAGGAGGATatgttaaaaatttatatatattctaaCGTCACGATTCCAGCTATCTTTTTTTATCTACTTAGATTTTTGCACATATTAACatagtttgttttaattatcaatgtaatactatttttttttctatttttccttTTGACAAACTGTCCAAGGGATGATTTTAAATACGTTTGTCTGATATGCGCCACTTTAGGGCAATTATAAACTGTTTAATCTTGAACAATAGTTCAAAGTTTTAgctatttcatattttgaataaGTGATCAACTTTTATGGTTGCaattaaataaatttatctttatttgatgagttttattttattctatatCAGTGATGACCCAATTTTCCTATTAGCTAGTACAATATATGTAAGGATCTACTTTCGATAAACACACACGTACTTTGTTTAACTCCCGTCGTCCCCGGTTTGCATAATCTAATAGTCtatctgtttttatgccccatttactatgccccatttattggcattatgttttctgatctgtgcgaccgttcgtccgttcgttcgtctgttcgtctgttcgtccgtctgtcccgctgcagattaaagtttttggtcgagttaattttttgatgaagttgaagtccaatcaacttgaaacgtatTGCAAATGTACCTTATGATATGATCTGATGAGATCCCCCCCctttacggtccattgaacatagaaaatgaaagtgcggatGGAaaattcgtgtactatggacacattcttgttttctttgtTATTGTCCCAAAAATGCATACAGAAGGTTGAATCTGGTCATTAAACTAACAATTCTGAAAACTGGTGGTTCACATTTTAAGAATAACTAAGATATTATTCGTTTGATGAAGGTACCGAATCAATATTTTGTTTACTTCGACATTCATACTCGTCTGATTAAAATTGATTCAACACTAAAGTGGTAcaactaaaagtaaaatcacaaaaatactgaactcagaggaaaatcaaatcgaaaagtccctaatcacatggcaaaatcaaatgacaaaacatactttttcaattttgttatttgaatatacattgaaaacaaaagtGTCTTGTTTCAATACTTTTAGAGAAAATTGCTAAAAAGCTTGTCACCGGATATTCAActaaaatttctaaaacaaaGCATGcaattttttatagtttttaaaactACTATAAGACGGTATTTTGCACCGCATCATTCAGTGTAATGTCgcttataaaatttgaatatctatTTACATTTTAATCTCAGGATGAACAGCAAGGACATCAATGTCATATTATGGTGTGACTTCATTAAGCCTGTAGCATGGAATATGTATGTCCTTCGTTGTTGTTTGTCGTTGCTTAACTCAATGTCCGTCATGATGTCGTTCGTAAACCACTGAAAGgacttttttaatatatgaacACTTGCTGAAAAAGCTGTAATTTTAGCAGCTCCCCTcgtttaaggatgtacacctctgaggagccaaaaatttctagaattaaatgattttcccatttttcatcgatttttacctatttttagGCTATTAACGTGAAAAAAACCACAGTtctacaattaaactttttttcatactttctataaagatgaagtggaccaatttgaataaattttacttacaaaaactataggtaggtgttaatataagaaagttttatcatattttgacgcttttttgtgtaaaatttaccatgctgtcagttttgtacttttgtgatttttcttagttttaagaacaaaatgcatctGGAAGGGAGATATGCATTCAAACATCTGTCGATGCTTGATTGTTGCAACATAGAAATAGAAAGCTTAAGTAATATCTCCTGTCGTATTTTTGAGTTCTCAATCGACTTCATTGTCTATTTCCTAAATGGATCAACATATGATTCTTACTTTGATTTATATGCGGTATCCTTTATTTTAAGTCCGTTTGATATAGTCCATATGTGTCATTATAGTCACCAAGAATTAAGTTATTGAGTCAGATAAAATCATCGGAACGATAAGACAAAAACATTATGCTACATTCTTTTCAACGTTATTAAGAGCTCCTGTATTCCGGCCGGTGCATAAAGATATAGAAATAAGTCGACACGAAGAGGAAAATAGATTCAATCAATAGAAAGGCCGATTGTCTGTTTAAAAAATGCCCcccaaactgaaaaaaaatatgtttttatagcCTATACAAAAACCAGCATCTTGAAGATGTCGATTTTAGATAAATAAGAAAGTTGCTGCGACTGTCGtacaggtgagaggtttagcgctataaaaccaggtttaatccaccattttctacatttgaaaatgcctgtaccaagtaaggaatatgacagttgtagtccgttcgtttgatgtgttttatcctttgattttaccattagattagggactttccattttgaattttcctcggaattcagtatttttgttattttactttttactgtttgAATCAGagtctttttttacaaattactgTTTATCTTTTCGGGAACAAAAAAATGGTCTTCTTCTTGTAATCAGTCATTAACTTCCTAAAGGGAAATGCTTATTGAATGGTTAGCTGTTACTTTTTATACTACTGTCCGAGGAAATAGATCTTTGGAATTTGTGTCTATTTCTGATTCACACCGCACTGGTGTAGTTTGTTACACTGTAAATCTGACGCATTACTGACTCCAAAGAGGCAGAAAATAACAAAGTGACAGACATTAGCCATAAGTCGGATAAAAAGGGGGGGAAATAccataacaacaacaacaacaaaaaaccgaCAGCATGGTAAACATCAGTCTAAAAAACAACGacgaaaactaaagactgagaaacacTAATTGCACCAACCTATAATAGTCCATCAGCTGGTAGGGTAAAATTTCAGTTCTGTGACGTGTTACATCCCagaatttttttgtataaatctaAAGAGTAATGTCaaaagaatattttaagaaaagtgTCCAAAGGGGTTTAAAGGGGTCTTATTTAAGAGtatatcaaaaattttgttttacacatatttacagaaatatgtaaaaataaccGAGTAATCAGCATGATCAGTActatttttcttattaaatggaaaatatcatgtatttttaaaacacaggctaatttttaattaatttttaaatcgtAGAGGACCAAGAAAAAAAAGGGTGAGGTTAAATTCCaaaatttatgattttgaataaaaaaaaaagcagatgtgTTACAGGGTACCGCAACTCTTTTGTGTAAATCTAAAGAGAAATGTctgaagaatattttaagaagTATTCAGTACTATTTTTCTTATTAGATGGAACAAATCATATCTTATTTAAACGCAGACTAATTTTTATCTAATTTTCAAATCGTAGCGGACCAAGAAAAAAGGGAAGGGAAAttcatgattttaaatataaaaaaaaacatgaggactaattttctttataaaatggtATATTGTTTACACTGAAAAAATAGGGCATCAAGTAACTAAAGGCTGTTGAAAAACATTCAGAGGTAAGAAATAAAATCATAGAACCAACGACAAACACAAACATAAGCAACCAGAAAAGCACGAtattaaaacacatcaaaactgTCAGGGTttctagattatttttttttaacaacagaaTCACGACATTTTAAGGTCACAAAGATGGTCAATCCATAGAATCGTCATTAGTTTCGTCACCTGCGTCTACCgaattatcatcatcatcatcatcatcatctccaTCATCTTCGTCGTCATCGTTAGCAATATCAACGATTTGATAATCCTTCATGCTAAAAGCTTTCGAGCATTTACACCTATCTGTTCAGGATAAACCTCGACGAACACATGAACATCTTTTGTTGACGCAACCAGCTTCACATGAACAGCTTATCAGAATTAATAAAGCATATAACGCTCGTGGTTGGTCTAGCCAATGGATACTGACCAAATCGTTCTTAATTAACAATCCAACCATTGCTGTTTAATGTTGTGTTCAAGAGCAGATTTCCAAATCTTCGCA
It contains:
- the LOC139502179 gene encoding uncharacterized protein isoform X1 yields the protein MASLTFPVLVLAAVCIFHTETGDAKAVVQHREKRAPNFLAYPRLGRAMNFFHWPRSGKRGDAEMCCDGLIAYMNDDDIFNTVCNAPQCCDGYEEKIKRPHNSKNIFFVCVRSEYDESQGKLEA
- the LOC139502179 gene encoding uncharacterized protein isoform X2; translation: MASLTFPVLVLAAVCIFHTETGDAKAVVQHREKRAPNFFHWPRSGKRGDAEMCCDGLIAYMNDDDIFNTVCNAPQCCDGYEEKIKRPHNSKNIFFVCVRSEYDESQGKLEA